tcatgcttagtgaaattgtctgtattatgcatGTATACCCCTCTTATATGTACAGAGATATGGAATGaacggcgctttaataataaataataataatggagaGTCATCACCTGATCACAGCAGAGGGAATGAGGACAACATTATTTGACTACAGCTGCAAATTATTTATGTTCATGGTCCAAAGTGTATAGTCTATAAAACATTAAAATTGAAAAACAGGCAGAGTCCAGTTCAGCGCAGGAACTTACATACTGTGTGTCAGCAGAAAACAAAGAAACATACCCAGGGCGAGAtggtaacgctgggttcagacctgagcgtacttgaacgtacgctctgtatgcacgattgtacgggcgtttgcaatcgcgcatacagagacaagcgaacgcccattgtcgggcgttcccactgaagtctatatacaggaacgcgcgacaagacgccccaaagaagctcctgtacttcttggggcgtcgggcgttttacagcgcgatcgtacgcgctgtaaaacgctcaggtgagaaccattcccatagggaatcattggttcttgcctgttgagcgttttacagcgcggaatacgctcaggtctgaacccagcctaaaggagtGACGAGTGGTCTTCTGTCTGACTGCTAAAGAGTGCTGCAGTGACACCTAGTGGTCAGCACATGGAAGAACAAAATAGAAACAACTGCAGCATTCTTAATGAAGTCTGCTAGATTTATTAACTGCAGATctttaaagggtactttcacaatagcgttattcttttccggcatagagttccgtcaaaaaggctctatgccggaaaataactaatcaggcatatcccaatgcattctgaatggatagaaatctgttcagtttgcatcaatatgccttccgttcagtcactgtcaggcgttttggcaagacataataccgcagaatgctgcgatattatgtccgtccaaaattcttgatcagtcgccggaatgccggcattaattcccattgacttacattagtgccggatccggcattgcgaaacaactgaaggacggaaaactgcgcagaccgggaaaactgtgaaaaagactgcaagacggatccgtccatctgcatgacaagtggagagacagatccattcttgcaatgcatttgtagacagatccgcaCAAAGTGGCATAAAAGAACAGGGTAACAGTTCTAGACAAATGTGTTATGTTTTAAGATGCAACAAATTTATCAAAGTATGACACTTTATAAACCTGGCGCAGAAATTCCCCTTTTATTTCTTAAATCTTGGCACGTATCTTAAGAGCTGTTCTTCTGGATCGGGTGGTGGCATCAACCACTCTCTGACCAGATGTAGGGAGAGAATTGCAGTGATATTACTGCACAGCTGCCCATTAAGTGTGAACCCCAACCAATCCTCTGCGGGATGCCTCAATCATGTCCAGGAAATAACCCCGACTGTCACTAGCTGCTTGTAATCCTGACTAGCATCCTAATAGAACAAGGGTTTTCATTTCTCatctatagaaacatagaatgtgtcggcagataaaaaccatttggcccatctagtctgcccaatatactaaatactatggatagcccctggccctatcttatatgaaggatggccttatgcctatcccatgcatgcttaaactccttcactgtatttgcggctaccacttctgcaggaaggctattccatgcatccactactctctcagtaaagtaatacttcctgatattacttttaaacctttgctcctctaatttaaaactatgtcctcttgtagcagtttttcttcttttaaatattctctcctcgtttaccttgttgattccctttatgtatttacaagtttctatcatatcccctctgtctcgtctttcttccaagctatacatgttaaggtcctttaatctttcctggtaagttatatcctgcaatccatgtaccagtttagtagctcttctctgaactctctccaaagtatcaatatccttctggagatatggtctccagtactgagcacaatactatAGAAACATTGAAAGACTGTTTTACTTTTACAGAATATATTGCCCTCATGGGTCCTGTTGCCCGGTACATCAAtattttacattaaaggggttctccaggcttatGTGAAAATCCTGAAGTCTTAGATCCTGTGGAGGAAAAATAGTTTTCTCTGTACTTAGCCCCCCATTGCGCCTCCAACAACCAAACAGGAAGAATTAGGAACACATTCAAATGGGACCCAAGTGGATGAGACGCAGCCAGCACCAAGGTAAAAGGTAATTGCAGAGGAAATATTTCCCCCACTGGGTCTGAATACTCTGGGGAACAAcctttaacatagctaaccacagccAGTTTTATAAAGTGGTGAGTgcggagtaaggcctctttcacacttgcgttgtctggatccggcgtgtacgccacttgccggaattacacgccggatccggaaaaacgcaagtgtactgaaaacatttgaagactgatccgtcttcaaaatgctttcagtgttactatggcacccaggacgctattaaagtcctggttgccatagtaggagcggtatacttaccatccgcgcggctcccggggcgctccagagtgaggtcagagcgccccatgcgcatggatgacgtgccatgcgatcacgtgatccatgcgcttggggcgccctgacgtcactctggagcgccccgggagccgtacggatggtaagtatactgctcccccgctccccactacactttaccatggcaaacaggactttagcgtcccggcagccatggtaaccattgagaaaaagcgaaacgtcgcatccggcaatgcgccgaaacgacgtttagcttaaggccggatccggatcaatgcctttcggatgcattccggatccggccttgcggcaagtcttcaggatttttgaccggagcaaaaagcgcagcatgctgcggtatattctccggccaaaaaacgttccgttccggaactgaagacatcctgaacggatttcactccattcagaatgcattaggataaaactgatcaggattcttccggcatagagcccgacgacggaactctatgccggaagaaaagaacgcaggtgtgaaagagccttaggctgggttcagacctgagcgttctgaaacgagcgctctgtatgcgcgattgtacgggcgtttacaatcgcgcatacagagacaggcgtgcacacattgttgcgcgttcccgaatatctatgtgcgggaacgcgcgacaaacgcccccaaaaaaagctcaacgttttacagcgcgatcgtacgagaAATATCTACAGCACGACATTGGACCGCAACCACAGCAGTGGAAAGCTTTCAGCGGTACACACAGTGTGTGCAATGAAtgcccagaaaaataacttactCATATGCAAATCGGATCTAAAGGGCTCAGCTGGGCGGGCTTTCCTACTTAATGTGCTCAAACCTCCCTCTTTTCCCCCGATGCCTGCTACCTCTCTAACTTCCCAAGCCCTGGTATAGAAGCGCCGTGATGAGGAAGGATTGGGAGGTTAGGGGAATATCAGGCATCGGGGAAAAGAGGAGGGCTGGGGAATCTGAAAAGGAGAGCCCATCCAGCTATGTGAAATTACCCTACAGAATATTTTCATGACAGAATAGTCTCAAGAAGAAAGAAAAATCACTTTTGGAAGAATTACACTGAAGACAGGTGATGACATCAGTAAGACATAATAGTATGAGGAAAGGGTTCACAGTCAAACTCTTCCTGCCAGTAATGTCTCACATTTACCTTGATCAATCGAGTGCTGAGGCAGCTGACTAAGCTGACTATTAACGACTCCAGCGTATGACCGCAGGAAGGCCTCTTCACTGGGCGTCAACTACATGGATAaatgaagggtaaaataaatcaaCAAATGAAGCTCATCTATGAGAATCCAGATACTcgattatatatacacagtaccatTCAAGAGTTTGGACACATTTTTTCATTCCATcgtttttattttctatattgAAGACATGAAAATGATGACAAACACATGGAATTCAGTAGTGAACAAAACGTGTTACACAAACCAGAATGTTTTAGATTTCAGATTTGCCTTTTGCCTCTAATgacagctttgcacactcttggcattctctcaatCAGCTTCATGAGAAATAATGGTTCTCAATTGGTCAAATAGTTTTTGCATAGcttggaggggtgtttggggtcattgtcctgttgaaaaaccaaaGGATGGTCCCACGAAGCACAAACCACATGGGATGGCGTGTCACTGCAGAAACAGAGGTAACCATGGTGGTTAAGCGTGCcttgaattttgaataaatcacctgcaaagcaccatcacacctccttttcCACAAATGTAGAAACCATTCGCTCACCTTTTCTGCAACTCATAATGACCTGGAGGTTGGAACTGACAATCTCACATGGTGACTCATCAcaccaaagtacagatttccacaggtctaatgtccattccttcctTGTGTTTCATAGCCCAAACAATTCTCTGCTTCCTGTTCCTTAGGACTTTTGCgggttggatgtggacccattcacttcaatgaggccacaAAAGCTTCAGATAACCCACAGTCCGTTCTGTGGCACCCGGAAAAAACATGTCCGTAttaaaatgtggaacgcacacggctgatatccatgttttgcagactgcaaaaacagCATGAGACCTTACTTGTGGCTTCTTTGCAGCAATTTCACCATAAAGGCCTTGGTTATCGCAGACTCTTCTGAACAGTTGATGTTGAGATGTGTCTGGATCTTGATCTCTGTAAAGTATTTATGTAGGCTCAAATTTGCACTGAGGCTGGTAACTATAATTTACTTATCCTATGCAGCGGAagtaactcttggtcttcctttcctgaacCACCTCGTGACTGCACTTAAGAATACCTTCAAAGTTCTGGAAATTTTCTGGATTGACCGACCTTCAGGTCTTAAATTGATGATGGACTGCTGTTTCTCTTTACTTAGCTGAGTGTTTCTTGCCATAATGTGGATTAGGACAGTAGTAGAATGGGGCTAAACACTGTATGGAACGATCTACCAATCCTACCTCTACAAAACACAATTGATGGTCTCAGACAGAATTTCCACAAATTAACACCTAACAAgcaggcgtagctatagggggtgcagaggtagcagttgctatcgGGGCCAGGAGCcccagggggcccaaagacccttgtgccacacaaGATGACACTGGTATtatggaaagtgcatgctggtcaagttacctctggctgcagggaaggggttaggtcaagaatttggcattaggggggttggggggggggggggtgcagttttaatttttcaatgtttgcctccctggtcacaaagcactgagggaagggaggcctaagctgaaatcttgcaccagggcccatgagcctttagctacgcccctgttgacaaaacataattattctgtgaaaaccattccaggcaactacctcatgaagctgattgagagaatgctaagagtgtgcaaagctgtcAAAGCAAAAGGCAAATCTAAAACATATTCTAGTTTGTGAAACACATTTTGTATACTACTTCATTTGATATGTATTCCTTCTTTGTTTTGTGTCCAAACGTTTGATAATAactatatgtttatatattataataatatatcGCACCCAGACAGAAATGTCGGATTGGTGCAAAACTTGCCATGCAGTTATATCTCAGGCAGATATGCAAGTGATTTCAGGTGTGGCCGGATTAGACAATGGATCTTCCCACAAGAGGGCGTAAAAGCgcttccctgctgccctgtgaaaaggctctcagaggccacTTGTGGGTATGATAACTCTTGGTTAGAGATTGCCGACtactagacatgcctctatgacACACTcaaaagacattttgcccagttgacagatttTGAGGGAGCGCATTGTTAGACTTAGAGATGCAGGATGGTTATTTCCACCAATTGCTCACTATCTAGGGTGTTCTGACCCAGCTGTTAGGAGGCATTGAGAGCAAGTTACATGAGGGCATGCACACATGGCGAACAGGCTCTGGATGGTCTAGACAggccaccagtagagaggatcgtTTCATCTGCCAACAAGcacgagcagctcccacagttttgttgtccaccatcaaAATACACGTCACACCTTAATTGCACCCCCCTTATCTTGGCCCAGACCATTTCCAGGCGCACAGCAGAAGGAAATTTAGTGTCACAGAACCTTTTGTGTGTCCTGCCACCATTGTCTTTGTTTGCAGTAGTATAGTGAACGAGAAACAtggactgctatggactggaaATGTATCCTTGTTCGAGACAAATCCAGGTTCTATTTGTAATCTCATGACGACGGGGTTTGAGTATGGAGAGCTTGTGGTGagcacttcaatcctgcctttgctgtggagtgacacactgccccaactgctggtgtgatgatcgggggtGCCATCAAATATGACAGTCGGTAACCCCAAGTAGTGATACAAGGGAGACTAACAGCtatgtgatatgtgcaggacatcctgcggccaTGTGTTAACTCTCACGGCAGGGCTTCCAAATGGCATTTTCCAGCAAGTTAATGCTCGCCCACACACAGAAAGGGTTTCGCAGGAATATATCTGCCAGATTGGAACGATTTCTTGCCCTGCCCAGTCACCagatttattgcaaatttatgaGACCAGCTGGGACACCAACTTCAAcaacctatgagtgtgcaggatcttcAGGACAAGCTGAAACATATGTGGGCAAATGTGCCCCAGGATACTACATGGAACCTTTATGCCTCCATGCTCTAACGCATCTCATCCTGTATGCGGGCTGGAGGTAGCCCAACAGAGGACTAGAGGGGCTCAGTTCAGTTGTACAGTCTTCCTAAATAAACAAATTATTTTGCTCTAATATTGTGATCACTCACATATTTCACGATTACAGTCACACGTAGAAAGTGTCATTCAATTCCAACAACTCCtccttggtgcatttttttttttgtcaatgagtaaaTATGGCATCTACAGCCAAGAGTGGCAACTCTCACTGCTTGACACAAATACTCACATTAGAGCCCATCTTCCGCAGCATAAGTAAGACGCGCACCTTCTGCTGAACATACATCTCTTCCGGACTCTTCCCGGGGGCCCCCTCACGGTTCATACCCCCTTGCCCTGCTCCCTGTAAGAAACAGTAGTAAAAGCCATAA
The Bufo gargarizans isolate SCDJY-AF-19 chromosome 2, ASM1485885v1, whole genome shotgun sequence genome window above contains:
- the CTNNBIP1 gene encoding beta-catenin-interacting protein 1, whose product is MNREGAPGKSPEEMYVQQKVRVLLMLRKMGSNLTPSEEAFLRSYAGVVNSQLSQLPQHSIDQGAEDVVMAFSRSEAEDRRQ